A genome region from Oscillospiraceae bacterium includes the following:
- the atpG gene encoding ATP synthase F1 subunit gamma, whose translation MAGTSTKDIKNRIKSVENTGQITKAMELVATSKLRHAKIKAETTKPFFDILKGTLDSIKRNATNFSSVYMKKREIKKTCVIVVGGDRGLAGGYNINVFKKAKEIMDGKDCVVLPVGKKAFEYYKKQGAEIFSDLYPVVSDVNIPRCYDIGGALSFAFRKGEFDRLLIVYSKFVSMLNQEAVCEEILPLSNMEGDKPKRKQLTIYEPSYDTVFDKIVPQYVSGVIYFAICQSQASEHAARRTSMESASKNAAEMIDDLTLKYNRARQAAITQEITEIVSGAETV comes from the coding sequence ATGGCAGGAACATCCACGAAAGATATTAAAAACAGAATAAAAAGCGTAGAAAACACGGGCCAGATTACAAAAGCAATGGAACTTGTTGCTACCTCTAAACTCCGTCATGCAAAAATAAAGGCGGAAACGACAAAACCGTTTTTTGATATTTTAAAAGGCACTTTGGATTCCATAAAGAGAAATGCAACCAATTTTTCATCAGTTTATATGAAAAAAAGAGAGATTAAAAAAACCTGTGTTATAGTTGTCGGAGGGGACAGAGGTCTTGCAGGAGGATACAATATAAATGTCTTTAAAAAAGCAAAAGAAATTATGGATGGTAAAGACTGTGTAGTCCTTCCTGTAGGAAAAAAGGCTTTTGAGTATTACAAAAAGCAGGGAGCAGAAATCTTCTCAGACCTTTATCCTGTGGTTTCGGATGTTAATATCCCCCGTTGTTATGACATTGGAGGAGCATTATCTTTCGCTTTTAGAAAAGGCGAGTTTGACAGGCTTTTAATTGTATATTCAAAGTTTGTTTCAATGCTTAATCAGGAAGCAGTTTGCGAGGAAATTCTTCCGCTTTCAAATATGGAAGGCGATAAACCAAAAAGAAAACAACTTACAATATATGAGCCGTCTTATGACACAGTTTTTGATAAAATAGTACCTCAGTATGTAAGTGGTGTTATTTACTTTGCAATTTGTCAGTCTCAAGCCAGTGAACATGCAGCAAGGCGAACATCGATGGAATCAGCATCTAAAAATGCAGCTGAAATGATTGACGACTTAACTTTAAAATATAACCGTGCAAGGCAGGCGGCAATTACTCAGGAAATTACTGAAATTGTGTCAGGCGCTGAAACGGTATAA